A region from the Salifodinibacter halophilus genome encodes:
- a CDS encoding carbohydrate ABC transporter permease yields MSWPAKLGLNALAWLVCILMFFPVFWLILTSFKTNALAAAEDPVFVFWPTIAGYVNAIFDNNYLHYLLNSGITAIGSTLICMLLAIPAAYSMVFRRSKYTDSTLLWMLSTKMLPPVGVLLPIYVVYKNIHLLDSALGLVFIYAAMNLPIVVWLLYTYFKDVPAAILEAAEIDGASLFTTLSRIVVPLSLPGILSTGLLAIVLAWNESFWAINLTNVHGATLAVFVSDFKSARGQFWASMSAASTLSVLPILVAGWFTQRQLVRGLTFGAVK; encoded by the coding sequence ATGTCTTGGCCCGCCAAACTGGGATTGAACGCACTGGCCTGGCTGGTGTGCATCCTGATGTTCTTCCCGGTTTTCTGGCTCATTCTGACCTCATTCAAGACCAACGCACTCGCGGCTGCCGAGGACCCGGTGTTTGTCTTTTGGCCGACGATCGCCGGTTATGTCAATGCCATCTTTGACAACAATTACCTGCACTATCTGCTCAACTCCGGCATCACCGCCATCGGCTCGACGCTGATCTGCATGCTACTGGCTATCCCGGCCGCCTATTCGATGGTCTTTCGGCGGTCGAAATACACCGACTCAACACTTCTGTGGATGCTCTCGACCAAGATGCTGCCACCGGTGGGTGTATTGCTGCCGATTTATGTCGTCTACAAAAACATCCACCTACTAGACAGCGCACTCGGCCTCGTTTTCATCTACGCAGCCATGAATTTGCCGATCGTAGTCTGGCTGCTCTACACCTACTTCAAGGACGTGCCTGCAGCGATTTTAGAAGCCGCGGAAATCGACGGCGCATCGCTTTTCACCACGCTCAGTCGGATCGTGGTACCGCTATCGCTGCCGGGGATCCTGTCCACTGGTTTGCTGGCGATTGTGCTCGCTTGGAACGAATCGTTCTGGGCGATCAACCTCACCAACGTCCACGGCGCCACGCTGGCTGTGTTCGTCTCCGATTTTAAGAGTGCGCGCGGCCAGTTCTGGGCCAGTATGTCAGCGGCGTCGACGTTGTCCGTACTGCCGATTCTGGTCGCCGGTTGGTTCACCCAACGCCAGTTGGTCCGTGGTTTGACGTTCGGCGCAGTTAAGTAG
- the xylB gene encoding xylulokinase: MYVGIDCGTQSTKVVLIDADNLAVVGEASAPHTLQSGDNGRREQSADEWIAAFETAFTEAVTNAGIDRRAIEAIGVSGQQHSLVAVDHDNRPVHPAKLWCDTETAPENAEIVDALGGTSGCLDQLGVVPQPGFTISKIAWLRRYRPEAYRRIDALLLPHDYINCYLTGERTSEDGDASGTGYFDTRTRQWAPDVLRVAAPELDPARVLPRLVAPDEPAGTVRYDVAERLGLGTDVTVAAGGGDNMMAAIGTGNIEAGTVTLSLGSSGTIFAHSDAPAIADNAGIANFCTSHGGWLPLACTMNVTAATQLVATAFNMATDDFSAAIASAPIGADGVIALPFFNGERVPPLPSATGNFDGLTPHNFNQANLCRATVEGATCGLVYGLDHMASLGVQPDELRLVGGGARNAVWRQIVADITNRPVVAPVVGEAAALGGAIQAAWCHQRQRGEAVTMKALADQAVRLDDQLACTPIESNVVAYRAIYQHYLDTLTHRYPDVPRPTVDTTR; the protein is encoded by the coding sequence ATGTACGTAGGAATTGATTGCGGTACGCAATCCACGAAAGTAGTCCTGATCGACGCCGACAACCTCGCGGTCGTCGGCGAGGCATCCGCACCACATACGCTGCAAAGCGGTGACAACGGCCGACGTGAGCAATCTGCCGATGAGTGGATCGCCGCCTTCGAGACCGCATTCACCGAAGCCGTCACCAACGCCGGCATCGACCGACGCGCCATCGAAGCCATCGGCGTGTCCGGCCAACAGCACAGTCTTGTCGCCGTCGATCACGACAATCGGCCAGTCCACCCCGCCAAGCTCTGGTGCGACACCGAAACCGCACCGGAAAACGCTGAAATCGTCGACGCACTTGGGGGGACCAGCGGCTGTCTCGATCAATTGGGCGTCGTACCACAACCGGGTTTCACGATTTCGAAAATCGCCTGGCTGCGGCGTTATCGGCCCGAAGCCTATCGCCGCATCGATGCACTACTGCTCCCACATGACTACATCAATTGCTACCTGACTGGCGAGCGAACGAGCGAAGACGGCGATGCCTCGGGCACCGGCTACTTCGACACCCGCACACGCCAATGGGCGCCAGATGTACTACGTGTGGCCGCACCAGAACTCGATCCGGCGCGCGTACTGCCACGCCTCGTCGCACCCGATGAACCAGCAGGCACGGTGCGCTACGACGTCGCGGAACGGCTCGGCCTCGGCACCGACGTCACGGTCGCCGCCGGCGGCGGCGACAACATGATGGCAGCGATCGGCACCGGCAATATCGAGGCGGGCACCGTCACCCTCAGCCTCGGAAGCTCGGGTACGATCTTCGCACATAGCGACGCACCGGCGATTGCCGACAACGCTGGAATCGCCAACTTCTGCACCAGCCACGGCGGCTGGCTACCGCTTGCCTGCACGATGAACGTCACGGCCGCCACACAACTGGTCGCTACGGCGTTCAATATGGCCACGGACGATTTCAGCGCCGCGATAGCGTCCGCGCCGATCGGCGCGGACGGCGTTATCGCCCTGCCTTTTTTCAACGGCGAGCGCGTGCCCCCGCTACCGTCAGCGACCGGCAATTTCGACGGCCTGACCCCGCACAACTTCAACCAAGCCAATCTCTGCCGCGCTACCGTCGAAGGTGCAACCTGCGGGCTCGTCTACGGCCTGGATCATATGGCCAGCCTCGGCGTACAACCCGATGAACTTCGGCTCGTCGGTGGCGGCGCCCGCAACGCGGTATGGCGCCAGATCGTGGCCGATATCACCAATCGGCCGGTGGTCGCACCTGTTGTCGGCGAAGCCGCCGCACTCGGCGGCGCCATCCAGGCCGCCTGGTGCCACCAGCGCCAACGCGGTGAAGCCGTGACGATGAAAGCTCTCGCCGATCAAGCGGTCAGACTCGACGACCAGCTCGCCTGTACACCGATCGAGTCGAATGTCGTGGCCTACCGCGCCATTTACCAACACTATCTCGACACGTTGACACACCGCTATCCCGACGTGCCACGCCCGACGGTGGACACCACACGCTAA
- a CDS encoding glucose 1-dehydrogenase — MSVINQFDLTGKTAIVTGGNGGIGEALAHALAEAGAAVAIAARRLDKAQAVADAIEHAGGRAAGFQADISDPDTPDGLLDAVEQSLGPVDILVNNAGVCFHGAALDVTPDKWREVFDVNVHGLWYCAQATGRRMADRGKGAIINIGSISALIVNRPQMQPAYNASKAAVHQLTKSLAAEWAPYGIRVNALAPGYVRTEMAEVDHPDFKPRWIDDAPMQRAATPEELGPTIVYLASDASSFMTGTELVFDGGYTLW, encoded by the coding sequence ATGAGCGTCATCAACCAGTTCGACCTGACCGGTAAAACGGCCATTGTCACCGGCGGCAACGGCGGCATCGGCGAAGCATTGGCACACGCGCTGGCCGAAGCCGGTGCGGCGGTGGCGATTGCGGCCCGGCGACTCGACAAGGCACAGGCGGTAGCCGACGCCATCGAACATGCCGGTGGCCGCGCGGCCGGCTTTCAGGCCGATATCAGCGATCCCGATACACCGGATGGCCTGCTCGATGCGGTCGAGCAATCGCTGGGCCCCGTGGATATCCTCGTCAATAACGCTGGCGTGTGTTTTCACGGCGCGGCGCTGGACGTCACCCCGGACAAGTGGCGCGAAGTCTTCGACGTCAACGTGCACGGGCTATGGTATTGCGCCCAGGCCACCGGACGTCGGATGGCGGATCGCGGCAAAGGGGCCATCATCAACATCGGCTCGATCTCGGCGCTGATCGTTAACCGGCCCCAGATGCAGCCGGCTTACAACGCCTCCAAGGCAGCCGTGCATCAACTGACCAAATCGCTAGCTGCCGAATGGGCGCCGTACGGCATCCGGGTCAACGCCTTGGCACCGGGCTACGTGCGCACCGAGATGGCCGAAGTCGACCACCCCGATTTCAAACCGCGCTGGATCGACGATGCACCGATGCAACGGGCTGCAACCCCGGAAGAACTCGGGCCCACTATTGTCTATCTGGCCAGCGATGCCTCGAGTTTCATGACCGGCACCGAACTGGTCTTCGACGGTGGCTACACACTCTGGTAA
- the tal gene encoding transaldolase, producing the protein MPTRLDALKELSTVVADTGDLDAIRTYQPVDSTTNPSLLLKAFDLPGYQDLIDQTLANAGEYSRRDGESEAEHAVDCLSVAVGSGIAQAIPGRVSTEVAARLSFDEAASIAKARKLVDLYAQRGINRDRILIKLAATWAGIRAAETLEAEGINCNLTLLFSEAQARACFEAGVFLISPFVGRVTDWYKQARGVDGFDPDDDPGVAFVRNVVDDRNRYGYNTVVMGASFRNSDQIVALAGCDRLTISPALLDELASDDGRLTAQFAAAGSPEPKPTPLDEAGFRWQHNQDPMAIDKLAEGIRKFDADQAELERRIEQRSTPAVAG; encoded by the coding sequence GTGCCTACCCGACTCGACGCTCTTAAGGAACTCTCCACCGTAGTTGCGGATACTGGCGACCTGGACGCTATCCGCACCTATCAACCAGTCGATTCGACGACCAACCCGTCGCTGCTTTTAAAAGCCTTCGACTTGCCAGGCTATCAAGACCTAATCGACCAGACGCTGGCCAACGCCGGCGAGTACAGCCGGCGCGACGGCGAAAGCGAAGCCGAGCACGCCGTCGATTGCCTGTCCGTCGCGGTCGGCAGCGGCATTGCGCAGGCGATTCCCGGCCGCGTCTCCACGGAAGTCGCCGCGCGGCTATCTTTCGATGAGGCCGCTAGTATTGCCAAGGCCCGCAAACTAGTCGATCTCTACGCGCAGCGCGGCATCAACCGCGACCGGATCCTAATCAAACTGGCTGCGACCTGGGCCGGTATCCGCGCCGCCGAGACACTCGAAGCCGAAGGCATCAACTGCAACCTCACACTCTTGTTCTCCGAAGCCCAGGCACGGGCCTGCTTCGAAGCCGGCGTTTTTCTGATCTCGCCGTTCGTCGGGCGCGTAACCGACTGGTACAAGCAGGCACGCGGCGTTGACGGCTTCGATCCCGACGACGACCCCGGCGTGGCTTTCGTACGCAACGTGGTGGACGACCGCAACCGTTATGGCTACAACACGGTCGTTATGGGTGCCAGCTTCCGAAACTCCGACCAAATTGTGGCGCTAGCCGGCTGCGACCGCCTGACCATCTCCCCGGCACTGCTCGATGAACTCGCCTCCGACGACGGCAGACTCACCGCACAGTTCGCCGCCGCCGGCAGTCCCGAGCCCAAACCAACACCACTCGACGAGGCCGGCTTCCGCTGGCAGCACAACCAGGATCCGATGGCGATCGATAAACTGGCTGAAGGCATCCGTAAATTCGATGCTGATCAAGCCGAGCTCGAACGTCGTATCGAGCAACGCTCGACGCCAGCGGTCGCAGGCTGA
- a CDS encoding mannitol dehydrogenase family protein — translation MTTLNTANLHAIGERVAVPTYDRSALTPGIIHFGVGGFHRAHQAMLLDRLMNDGEAHDWAIRGVGVLPGDKRMKQIMDAQDGLYTLVVKHANGEYEPRVIGSIVDYLHAPDDPETVIEAMAAETTRIVSLTVTEGGYNFDHVTGQFNFDEPDVACDLASEGPPKTTFGLITEALRRRHERGQPPFTIQSCDNIQANGDTARAMFTAFAGRKAPEIGTWMETEVQFPNAMVDRITPVTSDNDITELRERFGIDDAWPVVCEPFIQWVIEDHFNLGRPPYEHVGAQFVDDVEPYEFMKLRVLNASHQALCYFGYLADYRYAHEVASDPLFADFLLAYMAREASPTLAPVPGVDLDAYRHTLIERFANPEIKDTLARLCAESSDRIPKWLLPVIRDQLRSGGEMERAAAVVASWARYAEGIDEAGHPIEIVDRLADELTTIAADNRRNATAFVENRPLFGDLVDNKRFTDAYCWALTSLHERGARETLRALI, via the coding sequence ATGACTACTCTCAACACCGCTAACTTGCACGCTATCGGCGAGCGGGTCGCCGTGCCGACTTACGACCGCAGCGCACTGACGCCCGGCATCATCCATTTCGGCGTCGGCGGTTTCCATCGCGCACACCAGGCCATGTTGCTCGATCGCCTGATGAACGACGGCGAGGCTCATGATTGGGCCATTCGCGGCGTGGGCGTATTGCCCGGCGACAAACGCATGAAGCAAATCATGGACGCCCAGGATGGGCTATACACGCTGGTGGTCAAACACGCCAACGGTGAATACGAGCCCCGTGTGATCGGCTCGATCGTGGATTATCTGCACGCACCAGACGACCCCGAGACAGTCATTGAAGCCATGGCGGCCGAGACCACGCGCATCGTATCGCTGACCGTGACCGAAGGCGGCTACAACTTCGACCATGTCACCGGCCAATTCAATTTTGATGAACCGGATGTCGCCTGTGACCTGGCCAGCGAGGGGCCGCCGAAAACCACATTTGGCTTGATCACCGAAGCCCTGCGCCGTCGACACGAGCGCGGCCAACCGCCGTTTACCATCCAGTCCTGCGACAACATCCAAGCCAACGGCGACACCGCCCGAGCCATGTTTACCGCGTTCGCGGGGCGCAAAGCGCCCGAGATTGGCACGTGGATGGAAACCGAAGTCCAATTTCCGAATGCCATGGTCGATCGCATCACGCCAGTGACCAGCGACAACGACATCACCGAACTCCGCGAGCGATTCGGCATCGACGACGCCTGGCCGGTGGTCTGCGAACCCTTCATTCAATGGGTTATCGAAGACCATTTCAACCTCGGACGACCACCGTATGAACATGTCGGTGCTCAGTTCGTCGACGACGTCGAACCCTACGAGTTCATGAAACTCCGGGTGCTGAACGCCAGTCACCAGGCACTGTGCTATTTCGGTTACCTGGCCGACTACCGCTACGCCCACGAAGTGGCCAGCGACCCACTTTTCGCCGATTTTCTGCTGGCTTACATGGCACGTGAGGCCAGTCCCACACTCGCACCGGTACCGGGCGTGGATCTCGATGCCTATCGGCATACGCTGATCGAACGCTTTGCCAACCCTGAGATCAAGGACACCCTGGCCCGGCTGTGTGCGGAAAGCTCCGATCGCATCCCCAAGTGGCTGTTACCAGTCATCCGCGATCAACTTCGATCCGGCGGTGAGATGGAACGCGCCGCGGCCGTGGTCGCGAGCTGGGCGCGTTACGCTGAGGGTATCGACGAAGCCGGCCACCCCATCGAAATCGTCGATCGTCTGGCCGATGAACTCACCACGATCGCCGCCGATAATCGACGCAATGCCACAGCATTTGTCGAAAACCGTCCTTTATTTGGTGATCTGGTCGACAACAAGCGTTTCACTGATGCCTACTGCTGGGCACTTACCAGCTTGCACGAACGCGGCGCACGCGAAACACTGCGCGCATTGATCTAA
- the ugpC gene encoding sn-glycerol-3-phosphate ABC transporter ATP-binding protein UgpC, with protein sequence MAIVELKDICKQYDGGETNAVDNFNLKTVDGEFVVLVGPSGCGKTTTMRMIAGLEEITSGELWFGDRNVDGMTAKDRDIAMVFQSYALYPHMTVRENMAFSLKLKKMPKNDIERAINDAAGILGIENLLDRKPKALSGGQRQRVALGRAIVRQPQVFLMDEPLSNLDAKLRVDMRSEIIKLHRKLGVTTFYVTHDQIEAMTMGQRIVVMRDGYIQQIDTPNALYEYPTNLFVAGFIGTPSMNFLDAKVGDSGSQLAGDGFSLAANDGHAATLANYREGKVWAGIRPEHLELAPHDDSQPTNCLAGTVEVIEPLGSVMMVQVNVGEHTITAQLDSHTELAMGDTARLTCASDKLHLFDIDTEQALTGQTRSATRSESASA encoded by the coding sequence ATGGCAATTGTCGAACTCAAAGACATCTGCAAACAGTACGACGGCGGCGAAACCAACGCCGTTGACAACTTCAATCTCAAGACCGTCGATGGTGAATTCGTCGTACTTGTGGGGCCATCGGGCTGTGGCAAGACGACAACCATGCGCATGATTGCCGGGCTCGAAGAAATTACGTCAGGCGAACTCTGGTTCGGTGATCGCAATGTCGATGGCATGACTGCCAAGGATCGCGACATCGCCATGGTTTTTCAGAGCTACGCGCTGTATCCGCATATGACCGTACGCGAGAACATGGCTTTCAGCTTGAAGCTGAAAAAGATGCCGAAAAACGATATCGAACGCGCCATCAACGATGCCGCCGGCATCCTTGGCATCGAGAACCTGCTCGATCGCAAGCCGAAAGCCCTCTCCGGCGGCCAGCGCCAACGAGTAGCCCTCGGACGGGCCATCGTGCGTCAGCCACAGGTCTTCCTGATGGATGAACCGCTATCCAACCTCGACGCCAAACTGCGCGTTGATATGCGCAGCGAAATCATCAAACTGCACCGCAAGCTCGGTGTTACCACCTTTTATGTGACCCACGACCAGATCGAGGCTATGACCATGGGTCAGCGCATCGTGGTCATGCGCGATGGCTACATCCAGCAGATCGACACGCCTAACGCTCTCTACGAATATCCAACCAACCTTTTTGTGGCGGGTTTTATCGGCACGCCGTCGATGAATTTCCTCGACGCCAAGGTCGGCGACTCGGGCAGCCAACTCGCCGGTGACGGATTTTCGCTGGCCGCCAACGACGGCCATGCAGCTACACTCGCCAACTACCGCGAAGGCAAAGTTTGGGCCGGCATTCGGCCCGAGCATCTCGAACTTGCCCCCCACGACGACAGTCAGCCGACGAATTGCCTGGCCGGCACCGTGGAAGTCATCGAGCCGCTCGGGTCCGTCATGATGGTTCAAGTCAATGTTGGTGAACACACGATCACAGCACAGCTGGACAGCCACACCGAGCTTGCCATGGGCGACACCGCGAGGCTGACCTGCGCTAGCGACAAACTGCATTTATTTGACATCGACACCGAACAAGCGTTGACCGGACAAACCCGCTCGGCTACTCGCTCCGAATCCGCATCTGCCTAA